The Eleutherodactylus coqui strain aEleCoq1 chromosome 13, aEleCoq1.hap1, whole genome shotgun sequence genome includes a window with the following:
- the UBE2O gene encoding (E3-independent) E2 ubiquitin-conjugating enzyme — protein sequence MADTVDPSSPVTGESPPLSGTDGSQRLLFSHDLVFGTYRGQSRFGLVRLIHGEDSESEEEEHVEEEEAGGGRRKGGGGGGGGGGGGGGAAGEEGSPGSDTAGEASRFGPLKRGYVRVQWYPEGIRQDVKETKLKLEDRSLVPRDVVRSMSSKDSQCGTVIDVNIHCMVKVVGTNCFLNSVNSKDLQHIWPIMYGDYIAYDCWLGKVYDLKNQVILKLSNGARCSMSTEDASKLYDVCPHASDSGLFFDDSYGFYPGQVLIGPSKVFSNVQWLSGMKPVLSAKSKFRVGVEEVQVTELRVTWITKSFCLGGTDSMDPPSSVITQENLHKVKRLGSFDHTQRQLGERCLYIFPTMVEPTKILCESLEKNCLLGEVTSSRKPSEKLREKQIVKIISCAQEPTNPAELFKRNSFTAMACENIERGVLREYSGHDKELRKAPSSEECSAQDQLLGNVREMFQDLPLQPGEQDPDDEAAEDTDDTSSVTSSASSTTSSKSGSGPGRKKSIPLSIRNLKRKHKKKKKSKVYREFKTGDRVAVEVITTVTTADVMWQDGTVETNIRSNELIPIQHLDNNEFCPGDFVVDKRVHIFQDPSIYGVVQSGDHTGRTCVVRWIKLNSLGNDVEVVVEEEDVSVYDIADHPDFRFRATDIVIRIGSSDPDVAADGSQPSVGQVARVDVSSKVEVIWADDTRTIVLPQHLYNVESELEESFYDSVDSSTSGASSDEWEDDSDSWETDNGLTEDEPSRIGVEGAEEVQTPSTSAEQAPQTEMDDTEPSAAAAALGVPALVAKVNEKEGIVKSFKELKEAIKILESLKNMTVEQLLTGSPTSPIAEPEKFTREKKFLDDIKKLQENLKKTLDNVAIAEEGKMESAPEAEKDDKAEAPTPVRSEWPSDTPVLCQQCGGKPGVIFTSAKGEVFSVLETAPESHAFKKLEFQAPEAKKFFSTVRKEMALLATSLPDGIMVKTFEDRMDLFSAFIKGPTRTPYEDGLFLFDIQLPNIYPAVPPLFRYLSQCSGRLNPNLYDNGKVCVSLLGTWIGKGTERWTSKSSLLQVLISIQGLILVNEPYYNEAGFDSDRGLQEGYENSRCYNEMALIRVVQSMTQLLRRPVEVFEQEILEHFQSNGWRLAHRIETWLETNSMVEKSGELVNGQEHPCIVPYSPTEFETTPEPTMNSKDLDDSGCGASTVSPGETSHFSDLENIGKGMTVCSTSNPTEESRGATGGAQPSVKPKKRRKSYRSFLPDKRGYPDIGFPLFPLSKGFIKSIQGVLGQYKAALLKAGFVEPRAGRLTLPL from the exons ATGGCGGATACCGTGGACCCCTCATCCCCAGTGACCGGAGAGTCCCCTCCGTTATCCGGGACCGACGGCTCCCAGCGGCTCCTCTTCTCTCATGACTTGGTGTTCGGGACCTACAGAGGCCAGAGCCGCTTCGGCCTGGTGAGGCTTATACACGGGGAGGACTCGGAGAGCGAAGAAGAGGAGCATGTGGAAGAAGAGGAGGCCGGTGGCGGCCGGAGAAAGGGaggtggcggcggcggcggaggaggaggaggaggcggcggcgcAGCGGGAGAGGAGGGGAGCCCCGGCTCGGATACCGCCGGGGAGGCCAGCAGGTTCGGGCCTCTGAAGCGGGGCTACGTGCGGGTGCAGTGGTACCCAGAGGGCATCCGCCAGGACGTGAAGGAGACCAAG CTAAAACTGGAGGACCGATCTTTGGTGCCGAGGGATGTTGTGCGGAGCATGAGTTCAAAG GACAGTCAGTGCGGTACAGTCATTGACGTAAACATACACTGCATGGTGAAAGTCGTGGGGACCAACTGCTTCCTGAATTCTGTCAACAGCAAGGACCTACAGCACATATGG CCCATCATGtatggagattacattgcatacGACTGCTGGCTGGGAAAAGTGTATGACCTTAAAAACCAAGTTATCCTAAAGCTGTCTAATGGAGCCAG GTGCTCCATGAGCACAGAGGATGCCTCTAAACTCTATGATGTCTGTCCCCACGCCAGCGACTCG GGCCTATTTTTTGATGACTCTTACGGCTTCTACCCTGGTCAAGTTCTCATTGGTCCATCCAAAGTTTTTTCAAACGTTCAGTGGCTTTCTGGCATGAAACCAGTCCTGAGTGCCAAGAGTAAATTCCGTGTGGGCGTTGAAGAA GTGCAAGTAACAGAGCTGAGAGTAACCTGGATTACAAAAAGCTTTTGTCTTGGGGGTACAGATTCTATGGACCCACCATCGTCTGTTATAACACAAGAAAACTTGCACAA GGTGAAGAGGCTGGGCTCATTTGACCACACGCAGCGGCAGCTGGGAGAGCGATGTCTCTACATCTTTCCAACCATGGTAGAACCCACTAAGATCTTGTGTGAAAGCTTAGAAAAGAATTGCCTACTTGGAGAAGTGACTAGTTCTCGAAAG CCATCAGAAAAGTTGCGAGAGAAGCAAATTGTAAAGATTATCTCATGTGCCCAGGAGCCTACCAACCCAGCCGAACTGTTTAAGAGAAACTCTTTTACTGCTATGGCATGTGAGAATATTGAGAGAGGCGTCCTGCGAGAGTACAGCGGCCATGATAAGGAACTGAGGAAGGCCCCAAGTTCTGAAGAGTGTTCTGCACAGGATCAGTTGCTTGGCAATGTACGTGAGATGTTTCAGGACTTGCCACTTCAGCCCGGCGAGCAGGACCCAGATGATGAGGCGGCAGAAGATACTGATGACACTAGTTCTGTGACTTCTTCTGCAAGTTCTACAACTTCCTCAAAAAGTGGCAGTGGGCCTGGGCGGAAGAAGAGCATTCCGTTGTCCATACGAAACTTGAAGAGAAagcacaaaaagaaaaagaagagcaaGGTGTACCGAGAATTTAAAACAGGGGACAG GGTGGCTGTTGAAGTCATCACCACTGTGACAACAGCAGACGTTATGTGGCAAGATGGAACTGTAGAAACCAACATTCGCTCCAACGAGCTGATCCCTATTCAGCATTTGGACAACAATGAGTTCTGTCCAGGAGATTTTGTGGTGGATAAAAGAG TGCACATCTTTCAGGATCCAAGCATCTATGGTGTGGTGCAGTCCGGAGATCATACAGGGCGTACGTGTGTTGTGAGATGGATCAAGTTGAATTCTTTAGGGAATGATGTTGAG GTGGTTGTTGAAGAAGAAGATGTTAGTGTCTATGACATCGCTGACCATCCAGACTTTCGCTTCCGAGCCACAGATATTGTGATACGTATTGGGAGCTCAGACCCTGATGTTGCTGCTGATGGCAGCCAG CCCTCAGTGGGACAAGTTGCCCGTGTAGACGTTAGTAGTAAAGTAGAAGTGATTTGGGCTGACGATACCAGGACCATTGTTCTTCCACAG CATTTGTACAATGTAGAGTCAGAGCTGGAGGAATCTTTCTATGACTCTGTGGACAGCAGCACTAGCGGCGCTTCCTCTGATGAGTGGGAGGACGACAGTGACAGTTGGGAAACTGACAACGGCTTGACAGAGGACGAACCCTCACGTATCGGTGTCGAAGGAGCAGAGGAAGTACAAACCCCAAGTACATCTGCAGAACAAGCACCCCAGACTGAAATGGATGATACAGAACCAAGTGCTGCTGCGGCTGCTTTAGGGGTTCCTGCACTTGTAGCCAAAGTAAATGAGAAGGAAGGGATTGTAAAGAGCTTTAAGGAGTTGAAGGAAGCTATTAAGATTCTTGAAAGCTTGAAAAATATGACTGTAGAGCAGCTGTTGACTGGTTCTCCAACTTCACCCATTGCTGAACCGGAGAAGTTtactagagaaaaaaaattcttggaTGACATCAAAAAGCTGCAAGAGAATCTGAAGAAGACCCTTGATAACGTTGCCATTGCAGAAGAGGGGAAGATGGAATCTGCACCAGAGGCAGAAAAAGATGATAAAGCTGAGGCCCCGACACCAGTCCGCTCTGAATGGCCAAGTGACACACCGGTTCTTTGCCAGCAGTGTGGTGGCAAGCCTGGTGTCATATTCACAAGTGCTAAAGGAGAGGTGTTCTCTGTGCTGGAGACTGCGCCAG AGTCCCATGCTTTCAAGAAGCTGGAGTTCCAGGCACCAGAGGCTAAGAAGTTCTTCAGCACAGTACGCAAGGAAATGGCACTACTTGCCACATCCCTTCCGGATGGCATCATGGTGAAGACCTTTGAAGACAGAATG GACCTCTTTTCTGCCTTCATAAAAGGTCCCACTCGGACTCCATATGAGGACGGCTTGTTCTTGTTTGACATTCAGCTGCCCAACATCTATCCTGCTGTGCCGCCACTTTTCCGCTATCTGTCTCAGTGTAGTGGAAGGCTGAATCCAAATCTCTATGACAATGGGAAAGTTTGTGTCAGTCTCCTGGGCACCTGGATAGGAAAG GGTACTGAGAGATGGACAAGCAAATCTAGTCTTCTTCAGGTTCTGATATCCATTCAAg GTCTCATCTTAGTAAATGAGCCATACTATAATGAGGCCGGCTTTGATAGTGACCGTGGGCTACAGGAGGGCTATGAGAATAGTCGCTGCTACAATGAGATGGCTCTTATCAGAGTGGTTCAGTCAATGACACAGTTGTTAAGGAGACCGGTCGAAGTCTTTGAGCAGGAAATCCTAGAGCACTTTCAAAGCAATGGTTGGCGTTTAGCCCACCGGATAGAAACTTGGCTTGAAACCAACTCAATGGTAGAAAAAAGTGGTGAGTTGGTGAATGGTCAAGAACACCCCTGTATAGTACCCTACAGTCCTACTGAATTCGAAACCACGCCAGAGCCTACAATGAATTCAAAGGACCTGGATGATTCTGgatgtggagcctctactgtttcTCCTGGTGAAACATCACATTTTTCTGACTTGGAGAATATAGGTAAGGGGATGACTGTGTGTAGCACCAGCAACCCTACAGAGGAGTCCCGAGGAGCAACTGGAGGGGCGCAGCCAAGCGTGAAACCAAAGAAACGCAGAAAGAGCTACCGTAGTTTTCTGCCTGACAAACGAGGCTACCCCGACATTGGCTTTCCTCTGTTTCCCCTATCAAAGGGCTTCATCAAAAGCATCCAGGGTGTTCTAGGGCAATACAAGGCTGCACTCTTGAAAGCTGGATTCGTGGAGCCCCGTGCAGGCAGACTGACATTACCATTGTAG